In one window of Caballeronia sp. TF1N1 DNA:
- the alr gene encoding alanine racemase, whose protein sequence is MPRPLSATIHTAALANNLSVARKHAPKSKIWAVVKANAYGHGLARAFPGLRATDGFGLLDLEEAVKLRELGWAGPILLLEGFFRPTDIDVIDRYSLTTAVHCDEQLRMLEMARLSKPINIQLKMNSGMNRLGYVPERFRAAWERARAVQGIGQITLMTHFSDADSERGVAHQLAAFERGAEGIAGARSLSNSAAVLWHPAAHFDWVRPGIILYGASPSGVTADVANLGLRPAMTLSSELIAVQTVEAGSSIGYGSTYTAGQAIRIGVVACGYADGYPRVAPEGTPVIVDGVRTKLVGRVSMDMLTVDLTPVPHAGIGSRVELWGPNLPIDDVASSCGTIGYELMCAIAQRVPVRAE, encoded by the coding sequence ATGCCGCGCCCCCTTTCCGCCACCATTCACACCGCCGCACTCGCCAACAATCTCTCCGTCGCACGAAAGCACGCGCCGAAATCCAAAATCTGGGCTGTCGTCAAGGCCAATGCTTATGGCCACGGACTTGCGCGAGCGTTCCCCGGACTTCGGGCAACGGACGGCTTCGGGCTTCTGGACCTCGAAGAAGCCGTAAAGTTGCGTGAATTGGGTTGGGCCGGGCCGATTCTTCTGCTCGAAGGCTTCTTCCGGCCGACCGATATCGACGTGATCGACCGCTACAGCCTAACCACGGCCGTGCATTGCGACGAGCAATTGCGCATGCTGGAAATGGCGCGGCTGTCCAAGCCGATCAATATCCAGTTGAAGATGAATAGCGGCATGAACCGGCTCGGCTACGTGCCCGAGCGGTTCCGCGCCGCGTGGGAGCGGGCGCGGGCGGTGCAGGGCATCGGGCAGATCACGCTCATGACCCATTTTTCCGATGCCGACAGCGAACGCGGCGTCGCGCATCAGCTGGCGGCGTTCGAACGCGGCGCGGAAGGCATTGCGGGGGCGCGCAGCCTGTCGAACTCGGCGGCGGTCCTGTGGCATCCGGCCGCGCACTTCGACTGGGTGCGGCCCGGCATCATTTTGTATGGCGCGTCGCCGTCGGGCGTGACGGCCGATGTCGCGAATCTCGGGCTGCGTCCGGCCATGACGCTTTCGTCCGAGCTGATCGCCGTGCAGACGGTCGAGGCGGGCAGCAGCATCGGTTACGGTTCCACTTACACGGCGGGACAGGCCATTCGCATCGGCGTGGTGGCGTGCGGTTATGCGGACGGTTATCCGCGCGTGGCGCCGGAAGGCACGCCCGTTATCGTCGATGGCGTGAGGACGAAACTCGTCGGCCGCGTGTCCATGGACATGCTCACGGTCGATCTCACGCCGGTTCCGCATGCGGGCATCGGCTCGCGCGTCGAACTGTGGGGCCCGAATCTGCCTATCGACGATGTCGCCTCTTCGTGCGGCACCATCGGCTATGAATTGATGTGCGCGATCGCGCAACGCGTGCCGGTGCGCGCGGAATAA
- the radA gene encoding DNA repair protein RadA, with product MAKAAKAKTLYICSECGGQAPKWTGQCAACGAWNTLVESVEQGASAHRFQALAKSSPVQRLADIEASDVPRFTTGVGEFDRVLGGGLVPGGVVLIGGDPGIGKSTLLLQSLAEIARERRALYVSGEESGAQIALRAARLGLTGARDSAVGDLGLLAEIQLEKIQATIDEQRPEVAVIDSIQTIYSEALTSAPGSVAQVRECAAQLTRIAKQTGTAIIMVGHVTKEGSLAGPRVLEHIVDTVLYFEGDTHSSFRLVRAFKNRFGAVNELGVFAMTERGLRGVANPSALFLSQHEQSVPGSCVLVTQEGSRPLLVEVQALVDTAHVPNPRRLAVGLEQNRLALLLAVLHRHAGIACFDQDVFLNAVGGVKITEPAADLAVLLAIHSSMRNKPLPKGLITFGEVGLAGEIRPSPRGQDRLKEAAKLGFSAALIPKANAPKQPIDGLNVIAVDRIEEAIDRVRDLE from the coding sequence GTGGCAAAAGCAGCGAAAGCAAAGACGCTCTATATCTGTAGCGAATGCGGCGGACAAGCGCCGAAATGGACCGGCCAGTGTGCCGCGTGCGGGGCGTGGAATACGCTCGTGGAGTCGGTGGAGCAGGGCGCTTCGGCGCATCGCTTCCAGGCGCTCGCGAAGAGTTCGCCGGTGCAGCGGCTCGCCGACATCGAGGCCTCCGACGTGCCGCGTTTCACCACGGGCGTCGGCGAATTCGACCGGGTGCTCGGAGGCGGTCTCGTGCCCGGCGGCGTGGTGTTGATCGGCGGCGATCCGGGCATCGGCAAATCGACGTTGCTCTTGCAATCGCTTGCGGAAATCGCCCGCGAGCGGCGCGCGCTCTACGTGAGCGGCGAGGAATCCGGCGCGCAGATTGCGTTGCGCGCGGCGCGGCTCGGCCTGACGGGCGCGCGGGACAGCGCCGTCGGCGACCTCGGCTTGCTCGCGGAAATCCAGCTCGAAAAAATCCAGGCGACCATCGACGAGCAACGGCCGGAAGTCGCGGTCATCGATTCGATTCAGACCATCTATTCCGAAGCGCTCACCTCCGCGCCCGGCTCGGTCGCGCAGGTTCGCGAATGCGCGGCGCAGTTGACGCGCATCGCCAAGCAGACCGGCACCGCGATCATCATGGTCGGCCACGTGACCAAGGAAGGCAGCCTCGCGGGGCCGCGCGTGCTGGAACATATCGTCGATACGGTGCTGTACTTCGAAGGCGATACGCACTCGTCGTTCAGGCTCGTGCGCGCCTTCAAGAACCGCTTCGGCGCGGTCAACGAACTCGGCGTGTTCGCCATGACCGAGCGCGGCTTGCGCGGCGTGGCGAATCCGTCGGCGCTCTTTTTGTCGCAGCACGAGCAGAGCGTGCCGGGGTCGTGCGTCCTGGTGACGCAGGAAGGCTCGCGGCCCTTGCTCGTCGAGGTACAGGCGCTCGTCGACACCGCGCACGTGCCCAATCCGCGACGCCTTGCGGTCGGGCTCGAACAGAACCGGCTCGCGCTCTTGCTCGCGGTGCTGCATCGGCACGCGGGCATCGCGTGTTTCGATCAGGACGTGTTCCTGAACGCCGTCGGCGGCGTGAAGATCACCGAACCCGCGGCCGATCTCGCCGTGCTGCTCGCCATCCATTCGTCGATGCGCAACAAGCCGCTGCCGAAGGGCCTCATCACGTTCGGCGAAGTGGGACTCGCCGGCGAGATCCGGCCTTCGCCACGCGGACAAGACCGGCTCAAGGAAGCGGCCAAGCTGGGCTTTTCGGCCGCGCTGATTCCGAAGGCCAACGCGCCGAAGCAGCCTATCGACGGGCTGAACGTGATCGCGGTGGATCGGATCGAGGAAGCGATCGACCGCGTGCGCGACCTGGAGTGA
- a CDS encoding DUF2866 domain-containing protein: MNHIKSTRPKPAFHLRGCRVSAPLQQPFGGGCRIVEWIDGEGQISRRVVAADATEDEVVATIRRHVTGRKHVLVDDERQPRQTLPRR, translated from the coding sequence TTGAACCACATCAAATCAACGCGGCCCAAGCCCGCGTTTCATCTGCGCGGGTGCCGTGTCTCCGCGCCGCTGCAGCAGCCTTTCGGTGGCGGATGCCGGATCGTCGAATGGATCGACGGTGAAGGGCAGATTTCGCGTCGTGTCGTCGCGGCCGATGCCACCGAGGACGAAGTCGTCGCGACTATCCGCCGCCATGTGACGGGGCGCAAGCACGTGCTCGTCGATGACGAACGGCAACCAAGGCAGACCTTGCCGCGAAGGTGA
- a CDS encoding ATP-binding cassette domain-containing protein: MIRFNQFSLSRGTKPLFEETSFTLNPGEKAGLVGANGAGKSTLFSVLRGELHADGGDFALPPSWRIAHVAQETPAVDRTALDYTLDGDTRLRAIEARIAAASAAHDGAAEAEAHAAFADADGYTAPARAETLLLGLGFTLAQTREPVTSFSGGWRMRLNLAQALMCPSDLLLLDEPTNHLDLDAIIWLEDWLGRYPGTLVVISHDREFLDAVCNVTLHLENRQIKRYGGNYSQFEVLRAQQLALQQNAYEKQQRTVAHLQSFIDRFKAKATKAKQAQSRVKALEKMELIAPAHASSSFTFEFRAPDAAPNPMMVMEDVRCGYRTEGIEIPIVEGVTLSIQNGQRIGLLGANGQGKSTLIKTLAGTLAALSGSVRQGKGLKIGYFAQHQLETLRPDDSAIQHLARLAPDTREQELRDFLGSFNFSGEMATAKIAPFSGGEKARLALALIIWQKPNLLLLDEPTNHLDLETRHALTMALAQFEGTLILVSHDRHLLRATTDTFMLVAKHRLSPFDGDLDDYRDWLLQHAAETRAAAKDANGASSTNADTQDSAQNRKEQRRLEAQERQKLAHLKKPLQSRIAKIEKEMDALNAEKATLDAFVADPASYEAAMKTKLTDTIRRQGEVGARLEALEMEWLEAHEELEQIG; this comes from the coding sequence GTGATTCGCTTCAACCAGTTCAGCCTCTCCCGCGGCACCAAGCCGCTTTTCGAAGAGACCAGTTTCACGCTCAATCCGGGCGAGAAAGCCGGTCTCGTCGGCGCGAACGGCGCGGGCAAATCCACGCTCTTCTCCGTGTTGCGCGGCGAGTTGCACGCGGACGGCGGCGATTTCGCGCTGCCGCCTTCGTGGCGCATTGCGCATGTCGCGCAAGAAACGCCCGCCGTGGACCGCACGGCGCTCGACTACACGCTCGACGGCGACACGCGACTGCGGGCTATCGAGGCACGCATCGCGGCGGCTTCGGCGGCGCATGACGGCGCGGCCGAAGCCGAAGCCCACGCCGCTTTCGCCGATGCCGACGGCTACACCGCGCCCGCGCGCGCCGAAACGCTGTTGCTCGGCCTGGGCTTCACGCTCGCGCAGACACGCGAACCGGTGACGAGCTTCTCGGGCGGGTGGCGCATGCGCCTGAATCTGGCGCAGGCGCTGATGTGTCCGTCCGACCTCTTGCTGCTCGACGAACCCACGAATCACCTGGACCTCGATGCAATCATCTGGCTCGAAGACTGGCTCGGCCGTTATCCCGGCACGCTCGTCGTGATTTCGCACGACCGCGAATTTCTTGATGCGGTCTGCAATGTCACGCTGCATCTTGAGAATCGTCAGATCAAGCGCTACGGCGGCAACTACAGCCAGTTCGAAGTGCTGCGCGCGCAGCAGCTCGCCTTGCAGCAGAACGCCTACGAAAAGCAGCAGAGAACGGTGGCGCATCTGCAGAGTTTCATCGACCGCTTCAAGGCCAAGGCGACCAAGGCGAAGCAGGCGCAAAGCCGCGTCAAGGCGCTGGAGAAGATGGAGCTGATCGCGCCCGCGCATGCGAGCTCGTCGTTCACGTTCGAGTTCCGCGCACCCGACGCCGCGCCCAATCCGATGATGGTCATGGAAGACGTGCGCTGCGGCTATCGCACCGAGGGCATCGAGATTCCAATTGTCGAAGGCGTGACGCTGTCGATTCAAAACGGTCAGCGCATCGGCTTGCTCGGCGCGAACGGGCAGGGTAAATCGACGCTCATCAAGACGCTCGCCGGCACGCTTGCCGCGCTGTCGGGCAGCGTGCGGCAAGGCAAGGGCTTGAAGATTGGCTACTTCGCGCAGCATCAGCTCGAAACGCTGCGTCCCGACGACTCCGCCATTCAGCATCTCGCGCGGCTTGCGCCCGACACGCGCGAGCAGGAACTGCGCGACTTTCTCGGCAGCTTCAACTTTTCGGGCGAAATGGCGACCGCGAAAATCGCGCCGTTTTCCGGTGGCGAAAAGGCGCGGCTCGCGCTGGCGCTCATCATTTGGCAGAAGCCGAATCTGCTGCTGCTGGACGAGCCGACCAATCACCTCGACCTCGAAACCCGCCACGCGCTCACCATGGCGCTCGCGCAGTTCGAAGGCACGCTGATCCTCGTGTCGCACGACCGGCACTTGCTGCGCGCGACGACCGACACCTTCATGCTGGTGGCGAAGCATCGTCTAAGTCCGTTCGACGGCGATCTCGACGATTATCGCGACTGGCTGCTGCAACACGCCGCCGAAACGCGCGCGGCGGCAAAGGACGCCAATGGCGCGTCGTCCACGAACGCAGACACGCAGGACAGCGCGCAGAACCGCAAGGAACAGCGCCGTCTGGAGGCGCAGGAGCGGCAGAAGCTCGCGCATCTGAAGAAGCCGCTGCAGTCGCGCATTGCGAAGATAGAAAAGGAAATGGATGCGCTGAACGCGGAGAAAGCCACGCTCGATGCGTTCGTCGCCGATCCCGCGAGTTACGAGGCCGCGATGAAGACGAAGCTAACCGACACCATTCGCCGGCAAGGCGAAGTCGGCGCGCGGCTGGAGGCGCTCGAAATGGAGTGGCTGGAAGCGCATGAAGAGCTTGAGCAGATCGGGTGA